Proteins co-encoded in one Populus trichocarpa isolate Nisqually-1 chromosome 10, P.trichocarpa_v4.1, whole genome shotgun sequence genomic window:
- the LOC7475952 gene encoding uncharacterized protein LOC7475952 produces the protein MANSDSSTATLSAPLPLARKKENVTPIGSKIAELNESRTELLNRIQGLKQDLQSWRSKLDTQVKIYRDELSELKKSLNVEVVQLRTEFQELKNTLQQQQEDVTASLRNLGLQDSAGDDAQEAQEPKVDVEDQELHSSAEEDIEKKDEN, from the exons ATGGCCAACTCCGATTCTTCCACGGCCACTCTCTCTGCTCCTCTTCCTCTAGCTCGT AAGAAAGAGAACGTAACTCCGATCGGTTCAAAGATCGCT gaattaaaTGAATCCAGGACTGAGCTTCTTAATAGAATCCAAGGCTTAaagcag GATTTGCAAAGCTGGAGATCGAAGCTAGACACTCAAGTTAAAATCTATCGCGAt GAGTTGTCGGAATTGAAGAAGTCATTGAATGTCGAGGTTGTTCAACTTCGAACA GAATTCCAAGAACTGAAGAACACACTGCAGCAACAACAAGAAGATGTTACTGCTAGCCTTCGAAATTTGGGG CTTCAGGACAGTGCAGGTGATGATGCTCAAGAGGCACAAGAACCCAAGGTTGATGTAGAAGATCAGGAACTGCATTCTTCAGCTGAAGAGGATATCGagaagaaagatgaaaattaa